tttgtgttcaaTCCGCGGTGCGTAAAACGCGCACTCAGGGGTGGGGACTCCAGGAGAGGCAGGACCAGATAGTAAAACACGACGAGTCTGCATCCACAGGTTGCCGCGcacttctctcttcctctgagtGAATCTTTAGAGTGCAGCCATTGGAGGAGAACCGTTTTGGACTTGGGCTGCACAGAATCTCCAGAGCAAAATGCCAACTCAACCGCCTCGAGACAACTCGATTTATACGAATTTAATCAAATTTCACTGGACTTTTCtgtcgtaaaaaaaaaaacaaaaaaacacctgtttATTCCGATTCTGTGCGTTTTTATTCCAGAACATCATGCCACCTCACATGAGCTGCACCACGCTGACAACTGCTACATAATGGCATGTAGGGGCGGCTCTGGTCCAATAAATGAGGATAACGCAAGGTTCCTGCTGCTGGCATTGTTCATCATTATCTATCTCCTGTGTGGAGCCGCAGTCTTCTCCGCGCTGGAGCAGCCAATGGAGCGAGAGGCGAAGGAGCGCTGGGCGCAGAGATTTGAGCATTTCAGCCAGAAGTACAACCTGAGTAAGAAAGACCTGAACAACTTCCTGAGGAACTACGAAGAGGCGAACGTGGCGGGGATCCGCGTGGACACAATCCGACCTCGATGGGACTTCACCGGCGCGTTTTACTTCGTGGGGACGGTGGTGTCAACCATTGGTGAGATGAGGAAAGTGGCTTTTTAAAACAGTGAATTTGCGATTTTTCTGTCAGCTCTAGcatatttttattgaaataatttTAAAATCCACTATTTAATATTTCCATAATCTTCAGAAAGCCCTTGTTTGCATGTTATAACAACTTATTTGTTTGAAACTATCTTAATACTATAACGGCTATACTCGCTCTTTACGagccaaaatacaaataaataaaaatagaactTACCCCcttactgtattttatgttaGCAGGATATTCAAGCCCGGTTATCTGATGTGTTGACTTGTAATAGAAGCATAAATAATGGCCGTTTTAGTGGTAAGCCATGCAAAGAGCCAGCATAAGAAAGCCCTGGATCAAGCACACCTGATTATAATTAAAGTGTAATTAGAAAAACGAGTTGCACCTGCATCAAAATCCTGATTTGCAATCAATTAGGACCTCACTTCTCTCAcatctgtttgtgtatgtttatttaGTCCTAATAGATAtacttcaatttattttttgaagttACATCGCTGGGTAACATTTAATGGCCATGACTTGTGATTTGATCCAGTATAGGTTCAACCAAACAATGTTAGCACAATAGCAGGATTTATCCTTGACAaccattttttccatttcaggACTAGCTGCTTCTGAAAGTCAGTATTTCAGACAGAGTAAAGCCATATTCCCCTAACCAAAAGCACTGTTAAACGATAACCCTGTTGATCTTCTGTTGTCGATATCATGGATTTGATCCTTTAGACTCTTatcatattttgttttcttctcattAGCTAATCAATAGTCATTTTCATCTGTAATTGGAGTGAGTTGATTCAAAAGGATTGACAGTTTGACAGGCCCTCTGATTATTAGTTATGCTGGTCCAGACTGTTCTTAACTGAGCATATTGTGAAGTGATCTCAATATTGATATTATAATCCATAAATCACCCTAGATTACGAAAATACCAggcatatatatttttttaccctCATCAGTTTTTGGAGGTTGGATAAACCCTCTCATCGAGAGCACGGTGTGCGTCAGAGCATTGATACATGAAGTGGCCTACAAGAGCATTGCCGCTTTCATGTTTATGCATAACATACGTTCTTGTGTTTAAACTTTCGCTTATGTGGAGTCTTTAGTTAATAGCTTACTATATATTGTTTATGGTTTTGCTATATATGCCAAATTTAAAGCAATAGTTTGACTTTTGGAGTGTGGTTTGATATTGCAACCAGGATCATGTCCTTTGAATTTactacatacatttataaaattgaggatatcttttaaagttcaatGGAATTACAAAACCAGGGAAAAACTGGAACCAGCAGCTCTTCCCACTCCCACTTCACAACCTTTTAAGGCTACAGCTAGCAacctgttagcctagcttagcttaTCTTAACACACGGTTCAACAGCTAGCATGGCACCAGGTTCAAAATTAACAATATATTCTTCCAAAGGCCAACTCAACCCAAACTTAATAGTATGTTAAATCCAAATGGATAACAACAATTTGGGTTTTCTTCAGGTGGTTTTGTGCTGGAAATTTGGCTAGCAACTTTTGGACAGAGCCAATAAAGCTAgtactaagctaagctaacaagctcTTGaatgtagcttcatatttaacagcATGTGGTATCAAGCTTGTCATTTAACTCTCAGCAAGAATAATAGCAGCCATACTTCcatcaaatatatacattttatttatttttttagtgaCTGATGTTGCATTTGAGAGGATAGTAAGTCAGCACTTTGTAGCCCATCTCCGTCGGCCCattaacacatacagtatcagGATTAGACCTTTTATTCCTGATGCTGGTGTCACACTGACACAGTAGCAcagcatcttctttttttttcatatagGCCACTTTATATTTCATTGAATAGGTCAAATAACTCATCCACATTACGTTCAACTGAGCTTATGAAACAATGAGGAAGAAAATCATTGTTAAAGGAATGTAGAGGCAATTAAATCCTTAGTCAGGACCGGCCACTGGCGTAACCACAATAAGCGGTTGTTTAGGGGGCCGCTGCATTAGTGTGACAGAGTCTAGCTTTCTATATGTGGCAGCAGTTACATTTCAGCCGAGTCAtacatttgacttttacaaaCCTTCACTTCAAAACATTGGTGCATGATAGGAAAAAATGGTGTCAGTTCCACCCCCACAtgctctgaatgtgtttgttgtgaatgTGGAATGTGGTTCCCAGCTGAGAGGCTGTGTCATGCCGAGATAGCAGAGTGTCGCCttcagtattaaaaaaatatcaccAAAATTGATGCCAAAATTCATTCAGAATCGTGGTGAGCATTAAAGACGGTGCATTTCAAACTAACAGGACAATGTCATGACATAAGGAAAATGTACACTGCCTCAGCcttttacatttccatttttagtCTATTAACACTTTCCTACAACACAAgtcatgctttaaaatgtgatgatttGCTTGTCATACATTTTTGGCTTTATGCCTGCATGGACACCATCTGAAACATTACTTTAGACCCACCAGAATCCTAGGAAAAGCCCTGTTCATGACAGGAGATTCAGTAACATTTATCTTTGCTTTTCTAGTGAAAAGGCTCGTTCATTCAAAACTGCACAACAAAACAGGGTGCATGTAACTGAATCTCCAGTTATGAATATATCCAAATCAAACAGGTGAACAGAGCCATTGAGCTATAAGTGTTAAATTAGGGATAAAAAGGAGACATTGCTGAGATCTGTGCAATCAATGGATGCACCTCTCGGCTTGAGTCCtattttgtttctgtcagttcacaagagacaaagagaggtcACACACCAACAGTGTGTCTGTTACCCTTACAAAATAGAAACTGTTTAATGGGTTCTTACCTTTTATATATGAGAGAACATGATACAATTGAGATGTGAAGTGGCCCCAGCAGGACTTTCATTTGCTAAATATATGTATGGAATAGGGTGAAATGTTAGATAAACGGACACCTTGGCTCTGATTGTCAAGATGGGCTTGGATTGAAAACACATTGGAGCTTTGATTAAGTGAGTGACAAAGAGATAGAGCGAGAAGGAGAGCGCGTCACCAATGGCAACTAAGGGGTTCAGCCAGTTTTTTAAGAATGATTTCCCTCTTGAAGAAAAGATCAGTAATTAGCCTTCTTTGTTAATGGCATAAAggatatacagtaaataaaattaGCTGGAGGCAGTAGACACAACCATCTTCACTTCAAAGGAGGATCTTTACCTTGCCATACCACCAATtttattacatatatatttccttattgcatagtgtttgtgtgtttccaagGGTTCGGTATGACCACTCCTGCCACCATTGGAGGAAAAGTCTTCTTGATGTTCTATGGCCTGCTCGGCTGCGCTGCCACCATCCTCTTCTTCAACCTTTTTCTGGAGCGTGTCATAACAGTCATCGCCGTGGTCCTCAAGTCCTGTCACGAACATCGGCATAAAAAAGCTGCGCTTGCATCAAATGGTCAGCGAGTGTCTGAGGGAAACAGAGCTGGTGGaaatggaggagaaagaggagaagatcTGGCTGGCTGGAAGCCTTCGGTCTACTGCGTCATGTTCATTCTAGGCATGGCGGCCATTGTGGTGTCCTGCTCTGCCTCTCTCATGTACTCTGCAGCAGAGGGCTGGGACTACCTGGATTCGCTGTACTTTTGCTTTGTGGCCTTCAGCACAATTGGTTTCGGAGACATGGTGAGCAGCCAGCGGGCGGTATATGAGGGCCACGCCACAGTCGCGTATAGGTTGGGCAACTTCTTCTTCATCCTGACCGGCGTTTGCTGCATCTACTCCCTCTTCAACGTCATCTCCATCGTCATCAAGCAGGTTCTCAACTGGCTCCTGAGGAGGTTGGATGCACCCTGCCGCTGTTGTTTGCCAAAGAGGGGTCACCACCCGCACCGGCACCCCCGACGGAACGTGGTGGCACCGGGCCATCTGCGCGCCCGCAGAGACCCCTCCATCGAGACGGATGCCCTCAACGAAAGTGAGACCGACAATGGGCGCAGGATGTCTGGGGAGATGATCTCCATGAGAGACTTTCTTGCAGCCAAcaaggtgagagcttcaggtGTTGCTGACAGTTTATGAGTCATTTCATCCATCTAATGTCATTAGATGTGTTATTGCACGCAACATATTCAGTTATCTCCGAgagtaatttaatttaaactgcTCACAAGATTAGAAAAACAGATATTCGGTCAAAAATGTTGGTTCCCTGTAGTCATGCTTACTGTAGTCATTAACTCCTCTTTCACCCTGCTCTGTCATCTTGCTCCTCATAAGCTGTATTGAACTTTGAATGCTCTACTGAAGCTTTAATTCCAAATTCTCAATGAAGAAACTCCAACATACAAGTAAATCCTTTAACAGTAGGAGTATatggagaaaatcaaatatcCAGATATTTCTGATCAATTACCCCGATATTggacgatataaacacaatGCGGTGCAgtttttgaaaaagtaatcatGTGTTATTTGGATATAATTGCTAAAAGGGTTCAAACGTATGTTCAGAAAATGACAGCATtttgaaaacagaagaaaacgCTTTCGCTATTTCCAAAATGTAGGACGATATCTAGTCTTTATAGATATATTACGCAACCTCAAAGTGCTGTTTGCctttaaataaaccaatattAAATCATCTCCTATAACTAGATTACAAGTATTAAAGCTCAACGAAAGTTCACTTAAAGGTAGAGTAGTGCAAGTAATAGCATGTTTATGTTGCTGTTTTCTAGTTAATATGGATTTCATCTGAATACCAATTGCCTTACTCCATTGCCATCACCCATTCAAGTGGCCTTTGAGACCCTCGTACTTTTCCGACGAGACGAATGAGCAGTGTGAGCTGTGGAATATCAAATTGTTGACCATTCACTCCAGGGTTATTCTCAACTGGATGTAAAAAGATCTGCATTTTCACACCTGGTGATTATACTGATTACTGAGCCTGAAGTTTTCCACTTCCATTTAGCTGCTTCATAGAGTATATTTAACACCAGGATTCACAATGTTCAGTTAGTCCTGTGACCTAAGATGGAGTAGAGAAAAAGGCTAaggaaaaaacaggaaagatgACATATGTTAGTAGGCAAGGGGACTGGTTAGTGATATTAGAAAACACATGCTAGCAGGGCTTTTTTAAGCATGCTGTGTCGCGACTACCCATCCATAGTTCATTATAACATGTAAAAACTGACAAATGGCATCAAAACTTCCGTAACAGGGATCTAACCAGGCTTAATACATGTCCAATTACTGTGGCTGACAGGGGCAACCGTGATGCAAgaatgatacaaaaaaatacatatttgattatGTAAGTGTAATTGCCAACATTTTGAACAAGAAGCACAACTTATTCAAAGCTGTATTCTGCCTCAGAACTATCTGATAACATCAGAGTGCCACAGGAGTCCTgagtcatttttataaatattactTTTTCTGTCAGTGAACAGACACTGAAGACAAGGTCATGCTCAGTACATTATGTGACATCCTTATCCAATTAAAATGCTATAATTTAAGGTATAATATAAGTTTAGAGGTTAAGGTGATATTATAAAAAAGGCAACACTGCATCTGAAACTAATCATACCCGCACGTCTTTGAAAGGTGGGCTAAAGTGAACCAGAAAGAGAAATGAGTCCTCTTTCATGTTAAACTTGTAGTAACAGAAAAGAACACTTTGATCAACAACACTCGGGACCCCAAGACATTGAGGATGATTGATGATTCAAATCTGTGGACTACAAACATTTAGGGTTAAGGCTCCTTGGACAAAGCTTTGCtttaagctaggctaacttcAGCATGCAAACATGCTACCGATGACAATGCCAACATGCTTAACCAGCTATAATGTTTACAAGTAAGCCATcttagtttgttttttagcttATTAGCACCGAACACAAGGTACAGATGAAGCTTATGGGAATTTCATTATAGTTTCCTATTAAATAAGAGAAATTGGTGATTGGATTGTTGATGGTGCCAGATGAAACACCATATGGATCACTAAAGTTAATAAATTCCTCCAGAGGGGAGCATACAGGTCAATAAAAAATTCCATGGCAATCCATTGGATATTTGTTGAGATATTAATTATGTCGCAGAGTAGTGCAAGACTTAGTGGATCACCAAAGTTAGAAGGCTTCTCCCACTGGGGGCTTTGTTtactgtacaaaatgtaataaaaaaccATCTCAAGCTGTTGAGATATTTCTGTCtgaagaaagacaaacagatcTTCCAGTCATGCAGCTACCATGGCTAAAAATACCCATAGAGTAAATCCAAAAAACAGTTCCATTACATATTAAATGATTAATCTAACACATGTTAACAGTATAACACATCAGTGATGTTTTTCCACACAGGTTGTTTTGTACAGtgataaagtaaaaagaaaggTTGCCGTGTGGGACAGTAAATATCTGCTTTCTGTCAGCCACACTTGCTCAGTATTTGTTGTCGTTGTTCACATAAATCGACATcacaaaaggagaggaaaagcaCCATCTGGTAGCCTCATATCACACCTGTGAAATCAGATGTGTGTGCTGCCAACACATTGTGTTATCCTCATTGTGCAAGGCTTCACAGGTTGCAGCTAACAATTCCAAACACATAAAGCAAATATATCCTCATCTGTTCATTCCTTTATCTTTCTGCAGGTCAATCTGGCTATTATGCAGAAGCAGCTTTCCGAAATGGCCATTGGGCATCCGCGCCAGTCCAGCTCCAGTTCACGTCACAACGGATTCTCAGGAGGGGTGGGAGCCCTTGGCATCATGAACAACCGTTTGGCAGAGACTAGCGTGGACAGATAGGGCAGACAATTATTTCTAAGGGTAACAGAATGCAGCAAGGATAAGCCGATAAGGACACATTTCCACTGGGGATAACCTTcctggaaaaaagaaaatgacacttTGGGTGGTTTCAAGACCGAATACATGACTAATTCATCTGTTGATAGCACGCTGACTCCCACCAGCAAACATCTCCTCCCACTTCCCTGTCAAGAACATGGCTACATTAATGATGAATTAGATCGACTGGAGTCTGACATCTGGACCAGAATGTTACCACATGAGGAATTCAGTTACCATggtgatataaaaaaaaggccTGCCTGGAGCACTTATCTAAGCCTTAAAATCCTAATGCACTACACGCTTCTTCTACTAGCATATCGTACTTAACAGTTCTCACTATGGCTCTACCTACATCTATAATGACCTAAAAATAGCTTTAATAAAATTGGTGGTACTTGGTTTTGTGTCTAACACTAGTAATTACATAAAGCTGGGTGAAATGTAGAAAAGAAAAGCCAAAATGATGGGTAATTTGATGTTTACCTTTGATCCTGAATGTGTGATTTTACAATTAGACTCTCAATGCCACTCTCATTAactcaaacaaatgttttaca
The sequence above is drawn from the Eleginops maclovinus isolate JMC-PN-2008 ecotype Puerto Natales chromosome 15, JC_Emac_rtc_rv5, whole genome shotgun sequence genome and encodes:
- the kcnk13b gene encoding potassium channel subfamily K member 13b gives rise to the protein MACRGGSGPINEDNARFLLLALFIIIYLLCGAAVFSALEQPMEREAKERWAQRFEHFSQKYNLSKKDLNNFLRNYEEANVAGIRVDTIRPRWDFTGAFYFVGTVVSTIGFGMTTPATIGGKVFLMFYGLLGCAATILFFNLFLERVITVIAVVLKSCHEHRHKKAALASNGQRVSEGNRAGGNGGERGEDLAGWKPSVYCVMFILGMAAIVVSCSASLMYSAAEGWDYLDSLYFCFVAFSTIGFGDMVSSQRAVYEGHATVAYRLGNFFFILTGVCCIYSLFNVISIVIKQVLNWLLRRLDAPCRCCLPKRGHHPHRHPRRNVVAPGHLRARRDPSIETDALNESETDNGRRMSGEMISMRDFLAANKVNLAIMQKQLSEMAIGHPRQSSSSSRHNGFSGGVGALGIMNNRLAETSVDR